Part of the Bacteriovorax stolpii genome, GCTAACACCAATTGACTCAGAAAAAATCAAAGCTAAAAGAATTAAAGAATGCCTGATTCACTTTGAATGCATTTACCGCGACCACTTAAGCTACGGGGATAAACCGGGAGCTGGAATGATCATTACCGGTGAAGTGGTAAAAGTTCACATTGCAGAAGAAATTTTAGAAGATCACAGAATTATCACGAAGAAATTAAAGCCGGTCGGCCGTGGTGTCGGAAATGACTACTTCAGATGCGATGATACATTTGAGCTTTCACGATTAATGAAAGCCCAAATTCAAAAATAAAGTTTATTCGAAAGCGCTGTCTTTGTAGTAATCCTTCACTTCAAGGTACATTCCGACATTGCAGCCTTCTTCCAGGTCGATTCCCAGAACTGTCCCGCCCTTAACTTCCAGAAGAGACATATCCGCTGTCTGATCTACATTCACACAGTTCATTTGGTGAAACTGAAGATAGAACATTGGGTAGCCCGGGATGGTAAGCGGTTCAATTTGACGTAGTTCATAAGTCTGACCAGCAGGCAGAACCACTCCGTTTTCAAACGCAATGTCTTGAGTTGATTTGTATTGATCGTAAAGCTCCAGGTCACTCCATGAAGTGCTGGCAAGTAATGTTGATGAGAATAAAACAGATGCTAATAAAATGATTTTTTTCATAATAGACCTCACTAATGAGATCTATTCTAACAACGACAGGAAATTTGGGAAAGATTTTTCTATGCAGTCGACTTCCCCCAGCATGCCTCCTGAGTTTTTCCACATAAAAAGCGCTGCGGCCATAACGATGCGATGATCGCGGACTGGTTGAATAGTCACTTCCGGATAAGTTTTAGCTGAACCCTTAATCGTCATCGAGTCATTCTCAGGAGAATGAATAAACTCCACTCCAAAAGACTTCATCATCTTCACCATTTCCAGCAAGCGGTCACTTTCTTTAAACTGTAAAACTTCAAGTTTAGAAAATGTGCTCTCACCTTCTATGTGCGCAGCAAGAAAAACTAATGTCGGAAAAAGATCAGGGGCCTTTGAAACATCAAAAGAGAACGCTTTTAAAGCGCTTCCTTTCTTGATTTCCAGGCCATCATTAGAAAGTACACGGTGAGCGCCAATTTCTTTTAAAAGCTCAATAAACGATGAATCCGCCTGAAGTGAATCGATCTCCAGGCAGTTTTTAATCAGCACTCTTCCCATTAAGGCCGCTAATGCTGCCGGGTAACCAAGAGAGCTAAAATCCACTGGTATAGTATAAGAATTTCCTTCCGTGGCCTTTTTAATAACCTGAGAGGTCATCTTTAAATAGGCTTCCGAAGATTTTAAATTTAAGAATTCAAATTTTAGAGGAATATTGGAAAACGCCAACATTAAGGCCGAAGCAAACTGCGTGCTTTTTGAGCAATCGACTTCCAGCTTAGTTGTATTGTAAAGCGAAGCGGGTCCTTTCATTTTAATCCATGCCTCAGGATTATTTTTGTCCTGATTGCATACTATATTCACGCTGATTTTTTTTAATGGAGCTAGAAGGTCCTCGATTGGACGCTCATTCATTTTCTCTGAAGGACGAAGGTGGTATTCCTTTTTCCCGCGCGCTAAAAGAGCAATTAGAAAACGATTTGTCGTCCCCCCATCTCCAGTCATGAGTTCAATGACATCACCACTCGATTCTTTCTCACATTCAGGAAATGAATTTTCAAAAATCACCGTTGATCCATTTTGACGGATTCGAAGACCAATTTTCTTAAAAGCATTTAATAAATGAGTGACATCAGTAGAAGTAGAAAGATTGTGAACTTTAAAGTTACCACCGCGAATCGCGCCCAGGATCAGGGCGCGATTGGAATGGGATTTACTTGTGGGTAAAATGATTTCTTTGTCGAATTTCTTAAGAGGGCGAACCTTATAAAGTGAATTTTCTAAGTTCATCTTTATTGGCTTCCAGCACCGCTTGAATTTCATCAAACGTTTTTGTTTCGATATCGGCGTTTCCAATATCTTTGATCATAACCAGGTCAATTGAGCTAAGCGCACTGATCTTTTTATCTTTTGAAAGATACAGCATGATCTTCTCAATCGGGAATTCCTTGTTAAACCATGGTGAGTTCTCACCAGGCATTTCCAGCGCCTTTTTAAGGGCCGTGATGTCGTTTAAGTTTTTCTCTGTTCCAAAAAGCTTAAATAGAAGTGACATTCCCCACATCACCGCCTCTCCGTGAGGGATGTTGTAGATAAATTCTACTGCATGACCAAAAGAATGCCCAAGATTCAGAAGTCTTCTCACTCCTGTTTCTTTTAAATCTTCTTCCGTAAGTTTTTCTTTGTATTTTGCACAGGCATCAATGATTTGTCCCATGTCCGTTTTTCTAATGACCAGGTCATAGATTGTGTAATCAAGGAAACAGTACTTAAGGATTTCACCCATACCACTGTTTTTTTCAACAGGCGTAAGAGTCTCGATAAACTTAGGGCAGATCCAGACATTTGTCGGCAAATGGAAAGCTCCAATCAGGTTTTTTCCTGATTTTGAGTTAATCGCAACTTTCCCACCAATACTTGCATCAACCATTGAAAGAAGAGTTGTCGGGACAATACTCCATTTGATTCCGCGAAGGATGGTGGCCGCAACAAGTCCTCCGAAATCAGACGTAGCTCCACCACCGATAACGATCAGGTGAGCATTTCTGTGAATCCCTTTATCCAGGAAAAACTCTACTGCACTTTGGAAATCGTTAATATTTTTAACTTTCTCACCATCAGCAGCTTTCCAGAAAAGAACTTTTTTGTTTTCAATTTTTTCCAGAAGGATGTCTTTTGAGTAAAGACTCCATACATGGTGGTCAGCAATAATTAAAACGGTATCCGTTTGCAGTTGGTTAATTTCTTCAACAATATTTTCTAGTTCTACATTCTTAATTTCTGTCTTCATTCTATCTCTTTTCTTAATATGTATTTTTAAATCTGGTATGCGTTCTGTCTTAAAAAATGATCCGCCAGCACTACCTTAACCATGGCCTCCACAACTGGAATGGCCCTAGGGATAATGCACGGATCGTGGCGTCCCTCTTTGGCCTTATCCCCCACAGTCGAGGTCGGTTTGAAGGTAATGGTCATTACCATTTTCTCACCATTAGAAATCCCGCCTTCCATTCCGCCAAAAGCATTGGCCGTATTTGAAACAGCTGATCCCTTCATCTGCGCCATCTCTTCTCCTAAACCATAAGAGAAAGACACGACAGCTCCAATTGAAAGAAGCGCTTTAGCGAAATCCGCCTTTAATTTATCAAAGGCCGGCTCTCCTAATCCCACAGGTGAATTCTCCACGACGATGCGGACTCGTCCACCAACTGACTCTCCCTGAGCTTTTAAATCCTCAAGGTATTTTTTTATCTCATCATTTCTTTTTGTATCAGGAAATGAATAAGGACTTAAGTCTGCTGATAAATCTTTTAAAATCTCTTTGTGCTCAAATGGTCCAAGCAGGCTTACGTAAGCTTTTACTTTTACCTGTGGAAGCACAAGGCCTGCAAAATACCCGGCCACTACGCGCGAGAGAGTCTCTCTTCCTGAAGAACGTCCACCTCCGCGATGATCGCGGATGCCGTATTTCATCATGGTCGTCTTATCGGCGTGTCCAGGACGATGCTCTTCTTTTAACTTATCGTAGTCAGCACTTTTTTGATTTGTATTGTGAACGATAACAGCAATTGGTGTGCCGAGAGTTTTCCCCTCAAAGACACCTGAGAGAATAACCGCTTTGTCGTCTTCATTTCTTGAAGTTGTTCCGGCAATTTTTCCAGGAGCTCTCCTGTCTAATTCGCGCTGCAAGTCCTCCAGTGAAACTGAAAGCCCAGCTGGAACTCCGTCAATCACTACACCCATTGCCGGGCCATGTGACTCGCCAAAGCTCGTCAAAGAAAACATTTTACCAAAGCTATTTCCACGCATATAGTGACCATTATACTCAAAAGCACCAGGCAAAAACAAGGAAGCATCGGTCATGTTCCTCGAGAGCTTTAGGCATTTAATCGAAATTGAGGCCCTAAAGAGGGAAAATCAACAAAATCTCGAGAGAATTAGCAGCGAAAACAAAAGAATATCCGACTTAGAGCAGCGTCGTAGCAAGACTTTGTTACAAAATGATGATTTACGCCTGGAAGAAAAAAATCTCAAGCTCGAAGAAATTCAGTACCAAATCGAAGACTGGCAACTGCGTCTCAATAAACTCACTTCACAACTAAGCATGGCCGCGACTGAAAAAGAGCAACTCGCTTTTGAAAGTCAGATTGCTACTGTGAAAAAAGATATCGAAAACAACGAAGCTCTCTACTTTGAGAAGCTGGAAAAAAGCGAAGAGATTCAAAATCAGATCAAAGAAAATGAAGAATTCATAAAAGGCTCACTTACGACTCTTGAGTCTATCAAAAAAGAAGTCCAAGAGAATGTAACCAAAGAGCAAACGATCATCGATAATCGCAACAAACGAATTGAGTCACTCATTGATTTATGTCATCCGAGTTTAAAATCGCTATACCTTGAACTTGAAAAAAAGTTTTCACCGAAAAGCCGCCCGGTTGGTTATTTAATCGATAAAAAATGCAATGCCTGCCATATGCTGACGGATTCAATGCTTAAGAACTCGCTCGATGAAGGACGCTCGATTGAGACCTGTCCAAACTGCGGAAGACTACTTATTCCCGAAACGGCACGGGTCTATTAACAATTTCCCACTACTTACAACCTAAAAAAATTACACTCTCCCCTAGGCATTGGTGTTTTTCTTAAGCTAGAAGATGCCATGATGAAAAAGACTTTAACCCTACTGACTCTCATTTTATCTAACCAAGGCCACGCACAAGAGATCGCCGATAAAGGCTATCGTCTCTCAGGCGAAGCGGTGATGAAAGACTTCACTTTAATGAGACTCACTCCGAGTGAAGATCATCTCATCAGATACATTTTAAAAACCAATCACAAAGTTCCTAGAGAAGAAGCTGTTGCTATTGCCAGCAATGTTTTAAAAGTTTCTGAATGTTTAAAAATTGATCCATGGTTATTAACTGGATTGATCCAAAAAGAGTCTACATTTAAAAGAGATGCTGTCAGCCCGACAAACGCTGCAGGTCTGACCCAGTTTACATCTGTTGGTTTCAAAGAAGTAAACGACCAACTGGGAATCAGAGGCAAAGAAGGCGCAACTGAAAACGCCATTCTTTACTACAGCTCCAAAATCCGCGACTGCATTGATCCAGGATGGGTGGATTTATGGAATCGCGTTTCGGCGACTCCAGAAGACCCGGATTTTTTCAATCTTCTTAAAGAAGAAATCAAAACTGATATCCCAACAGCTGTCACTTATGGGGCCATTTTACTTAAGACTTATGTGGCCTACGTTGATAACAGGTCATCAAGGGCCGAAGTAGACCTTCCATTGAGTGAAACCTACTATCAAGCGCTGCAAATTTATAATGGTGAAGAAGGCAACGCTAAAGTAAATTACGCGAAGGCCATCTTCAAAAATGTGCAGAATCTGTATCCGCACAAAGTAAATTTTCCTTTTCTTCAGCAATAATCTCACAACCTATTGACGTCTAACGTGACTTATCCGATAACCGCTCTACCGAGAAGGGGGAATCATCGCTGGCCTTTGTAGCAATACAAAGACGGGAGGAAAGTCCGGACACCACATGGCAACGTAGCGGCTAACGGCCGTCCATCGCGAGGTGAGGACAAGTGCAACAGAAAGTATGTACAGGTAATGCTGTAGTGAAACCAGGTAAACTCTACGTGGTGCAAGCTCAAATAGGTATAGGCGTTTTTTAGCAATAGAAAACTAGGGGGTGCCACCTCCGATGCTATACGGGTAGGGTGCTCGAGGCTTGTGGCAACGCAAGTCCTAGATGAATGATGGTTGAAAACAGGATCCGGCTTACACCCTTTCTCGGTTTTATTTCTTAGTGATCGCTTTGATCACTTTCAACGTCGCTGTCGACACATTCAATTTGGCATCGTTAGTTTTAAACTCGTACTCAATGTCGATTTTTTTCGTCATCTTTTCGAATTCTTCCAGCGATGTTTCCAGAATGTAGTTTTGAATATTGTATTTGGTGATTCCCGTTTTAATCATCGGGAATTTTTCAAAATCTTTTTTAATTTTTAAGTGTGGATATTGTTTAAGAGTCTCGTCATTAGTTTCCAGAATAAACGTCGGCACTTCCCACTGCCCTGAAAGCCACTCGCGCGCACCTTTTTGATAAACGAGGATTTTCTTTTTATCGACCACTACGACTCTTAAGAGTTTAATAAATAAATCTTCACTCTCTTTTTTTACTCCCTCTCTAGGAAAAGCCAGCGGATCGCCACTTTGTTTTGCTTTACACGTGCTATTGAGCGGACAAATCATACAAGTCGCTTTTCTCGCCTGACAGACAATTCTCCCCAGGTCCATGAAAGCTTCATTCAGTGCACGGGCACTCAGTCCATCCATCTCTGCAAGAATCTTTTTGTGTTCAAAATCGTGCCAAAGTTTCTTTTGAAGTTTTGGACCTTTTTCAATATCAACACCGTAAAAGCGCGACAGCACTCTTTCTAAATTAGCATCAACCGCTAAAGCTTTTTTATCAGCACCGATAGCGACAATGGCATTGGCCGTATAAGGTCCAATACCCTTGAGGCTCATTAAGTCATCAAGCTTAGTCGGAATTTTTCCGTCGTATTTATCGACGATTTGAATAGCAAGATTGCGAAGGTTTCTGGCACGGCGATAATAACCTAACCCCTTCCACGAAATGCATACTTGCTCTTCAGTTGTATCTGCAAGCGCTTCAATCGTCGGGTACTCTCCCAAAAATCTTTCGAAGTGATTAAGAACAGTCCCTACCGTTGTTTGCTGAAGCATGATTTCCGACACCAGCGTTTTGTAGAGTGTTCTCTTCTCTCTCCAGGGTAAGTGAGAGTATTGGTGCTTAGACCAGTCAATGAGGTTGGAAAAAAGTGTATGTGCCATTAACGACACATTTTAGTAAAATCTTTTGCATAGTCAACGAGATCATCACTAGTAAAAGCTTTTACACCGTCACCAGTCATTTTCGCCCCATTGCTTCCCAGGAATTCGCGCATCTCCACAGACATTTCATCGATATCAGTGACAATAAGGAGATGTTTGGCCTTGGAATCTTTCATCCAGCTAAGAAGTCTTTTTTGATCATTAGTCCCATACGACATACAAACGCTGGAGAAATCCCCCACTTCTTTGATAGACGTATTGTAGACAGAAGCGCGCACCTTGCTCTTGCAGCCTTTTATTACTGCTTCCATAAATGATCTTCGAGCGCATCTGTCCGGCTCGCGGTTGTAGTCAACTGACTTTAGAGAAGAAGAAATATCAAACCAGATTTCAATCTCTGCCGGAGGCGCATCGCCTTTTTCTTTTCCGCAGAAGATATCAAAGTAATTATTTTTATCGCAATTTACTAAGCTGGTTTCAAGTGCATTGAAAGTTTTAAGCTCTGCTTTTTTATCTTCGGCTGCTTCTTTTGCGGCTTCAGCAGAAGGCGGAGCCTCCACTTTCTTTTCGATGTAACCGAGTTGAGGATGAAAACATCCATCGCCCATTGGCACACAATGAGAGTCATCGTTTTGAGCGAGGTGAGAAGACATAGAGATAGATTGTTTTTTATCCAAAAGCTCCAGAATCATGGAGACTTTTTTAGGTGAGAGAAAAATCATTTCGATCTTTTTAGGAGTGGCCATCGACACCGCCGGAGCCAGACACATAAAACAGATGATTTTTCTTA contains:
- a CDS encoding 3-phosphoshikimate 1-carboxyvinyltransferase, which gives rise to MNLENSLYKVRPLKKFDKEIILPTSKSHSNRALILGAIRGGNFKVHNLSTSTDVTHLLNAFKKIGLRIRQNGSTVIFENSFPECEKESSGDVIELMTGDGGTTNRFLIALLARGKKEYHLRPSEKMNERPIEDLLAPLKKISVNIVCNQDKNNPEAWIKMKGPASLYNTTKLEVDCSKSTQFASALMLAFSNIPLKFEFLNLKSSEAYLKMTSQVIKKATEGNSYTIPVDFSSLGYPAALAALMGRVLIKNCLEIDSLQADSSFIELLKEIGAHRVLSNDGLEIKKGSALKAFSFDVSKAPDLFPTLVFLAAHIEGESTFSKLEVLQFKESDRLLEMVKMMKSFGVEFIHSPENDSMTIKGSAKTYPEVTIQPVRDHRIVMAAALFMWKNSGGMLGEVDCIEKSFPNFLSLLE
- a CDS encoding 3-dehydroquinate synthase, whose amino-acid sequence is MKTEIKNVELENIVEEINQLQTDTVLIIADHHVWSLYSKDILLEKIENKKVLFWKAADGEKVKNINDFQSAVEFFLDKGIHRNAHLIVIGGGATSDFGGLVAATILRGIKWSIVPTTLLSMVDASIGGKVAINSKSGKNLIGAFHLPTNVWICPKFIETLTPVEKNSGMGEILKYCFLDYTIYDLVIRKTDMGQIIDACAKYKEKLTEEDLKETGVRRLLNLGHSFGHAVEFIYNIPHGEAVMWGMSLLFKLFGTEKNLNDITALKKALEMPGENSPWFNKEFPIEKIMLYLSKDKKISALSSIDLVMIKDIGNADIETKTFDEIQAVLEANKDELRKFTL
- the aroC gene encoding chorismate synthase gives rise to the protein MRGNSFGKMFSLTSFGESHGPAMGVVIDGVPAGLSVSLEDLQRELDRRAPGKIAGTTSRNEDDKAVILSGVFEGKTLGTPIAVIVHNTNQKSADYDKLKEEHRPGHADKTTMMKYGIRDHRGGGRSSGRETLSRVVAGYFAGLVLPQVKVKAYVSLLGPFEHKEILKDLSADLSPYSFPDTKRNDEIKKYLEDLKAQGESVGGRVRIVVENSPVGLGEPAFDKLKADFAKALLSIGAVVSFSYGLGEEMAQMKGSAVSNTANAFGGMEGGISNGEKMVMTITFKPTSTVGDKAKEGRHDPCIIPRAIPVVEAMVKVVLADHFLRQNAYQI
- a CDS encoding zinc ribbon domain-containing protein codes for the protein MLQNDDLRLEEKNLKLEEIQYQIEDWQLRLNKLTSQLSMAATEKEQLAFESQIATVKKDIENNEALYFEKLEKSEEIQNQIKENEEFIKGSLTTLESIKKEVQENVTKEQTIIDNRNKRIESLIDLCHPSLKSLYLELEKKFSPKSRPVGYLIDKKCNACHMLTDSMLKNSLDEGRSIETCPNCGRLLIPETARVY
- a CDS encoding transglycosylase SLT domain-containing protein, which translates into the protein MMKKTLTLLTLILSNQGHAQEIADKGYRLSGEAVMKDFTLMRLTPSEDHLIRYILKTNHKVPREEAVAIASNVLKVSECLKIDPWLLTGLIQKESTFKRDAVSPTNAAGLTQFTSVGFKEVNDQLGIRGKEGATENAILYYSSKIRDCIDPGWVDLWNRVSATPEDPDFFNLLKEEIKTDIPTAVTYGAILLKTYVAYVDNRSSRAEVDLPLSETYYQALQIYNGEEGNAKVNYAKAIFKNVQNLYPHKVNFPFLQQ
- a CDS encoding A/G-specific adenine glycosylase — protein: MAHTLFSNLIDWSKHQYSHLPWREKRTLYKTLVSEIMLQQTTVGTVLNHFERFLGEYPTIEALADTTEEQVCISWKGLGYYRRARNLRNLAIQIVDKYDGKIPTKLDDLMSLKGIGPYTANAIVAIGADKKALAVDANLERVLSRFYGVDIEKGPKLQKKLWHDFEHKKILAEMDGLSARALNEAFMDLGRIVCQARKATCMICPLNSTCKAKQSGDPLAFPREGVKKESEDLFIKLLRVVVVDKKKILVYQKGAREWLSGQWEVPTFILETNDETLKQYPHLKIKKDFEKFPMIKTGITKYNIQNYILETSLEEFEKMTKKIDIEYEFKTNDAKLNVSTATLKVIKAITKK